A segment of the Crinalium epipsammum PCC 9333 genome:
CTGCTTTCTAGGACTGCCTTATTGTATTACTATCTCTAACTGCACTGCACTTTTTGACAGTTCTGCTGCATCTTGATTCCTTGCTGCACTTTCTAACGGCACACCCTAAACTGTTACAAGTGAAAAAAATTGCACCTTTTTTAATCTGCGATAGCAGGTTTAGAAGTATGAGTTTTCACGCTTGGTCGCTCTGTTCAATATCGCCTATAACTGCGCCTGGAAAACCTTGCGAAACAATTGACACCATTTCCGAAGTTTTAGTAGCTATAAAAGTATCTATAGCTGCTTTAAGGTGAAAGAGCGTTAGTAACATAATCTCATTCCTAAATAGCTCCCAATCGCTCACCCAAATCAAGCAAATCCCTTCGAGCGATTGGGCGGAAACGTTCCCTGCTTGGCACTATATCTGTTTAAAATTCGCTGCAACCGCTCGTTAGAGTAATAAGGCAGCGAGACTGTGTACCAGTCAGTTAGATTTTTAGAACCTTTGCTACTGTTGCATTTGGCACAGGCTGGCACTAAGTTTAGCCATGAATTGATACCTCCTTGCGAAGAAGCTACTACATGGTCTAGGGTTAAGCGTTTAGACTTGGAACCACAGTAGGCACAGCAATGATTAAACTCTGATTTAATCGTCTCTTTTACTTTAGCTTTTACACTTTTGTGCCTAACGAAGTCGAAAATTTGCTGCATTCTGCAATCCGGTTTAGTCAAGAAAAAAACTTGATATTCCTATAAGTATGCGTTGCGATCGCTCTTTTTAAGCAATAGGAAAACTACTGACGGGTACTTCAATTGGGCGAACCGAAACGCTCTTTTAGAGCTTGAATTATTACTTCCGTCATTGTTATTCCGTGCCGTTTAGATTCTGCTGCCCAATGTCGTCTGAGTGATTCAGGCACTTTTACGCAGAGGTTGACTTCTCTTTCTCGCTCAATCTGGTTTTCTGGTTCTACTGTTGGCTGATTCTCTTGTTTGATGGTGTTCTGGTTTTCTGCATCACCCTCTGTCTGCTCTACAGGCTGGTTAGTAATCTGGTTATCTGGTTTTACTGCTAACTGGTTTTCTGGCTCAGGAACTTCT
Coding sequences within it:
- a CDS encoding HNH endonuclease yields the protein MQQIFDFVRHKSVKAKVKETIKSEFNHCCAYCGSKSKRLTLDHVVASSQGGINSWLNLVPACAKCNSSKGSKNLTDWYTVSLPYYSNERLQRILNRYSAKQGTFPPNRSKGFA